Proteins encoded together in one Bradyrhizobium sp. CB82 window:
- a CDS encoding CCE_0567 family metalloprotein, with the protein MSNLEALKADIKKLSVKATQAKMDLHDLAEGLPANWTSILSVAQQVHDAFDELERKREDLKAQEKVYGT; encoded by the coding sequence ATGAGCAATCTTGAAGCACTGAAAGCCGACATCAAGAAGCTCTCGGTCAAGGCTACTCAAGCAAAGATGGATCTCCACGATCTAGCCGAGGGACTGCCGGCCAACTGGACCTCGATCCTTAGCGTTGCCCAACAGGTCCACGACGCCTTCGACGAGCTAGAGCGCAAGCGCGAGGATCTCAAGGCGCAAGAAAAAGTATACGGGACTTGA
- the nifH gene encoding nitrogenase iron protein: MESNMSLRQIAFYGKGGIGKSTTSQNTLAALAEMGHKILIVGCDPKADSTRLILHAKAQDTILSLAASAGSVEDLEIEDVLKVGYKDIRCVESGGPEPGVGCAGRGVITSINFLEENGAYEDIDYVSYDVLGDVVCGGFAMPIRENKAQEIYIVMSGEMMAMYAANNISKGILKYANSGGVRLGGLICNERQTDKELELAEALAKKLGTQLIYFVPRDNIVQHAELRRMTVLEYAPDSKQAEHYRNLASKVHNNGGKGIIPTPISMDELEDMLMEHGIMKAIDESQVGKTASELAALSA; this comes from the coding sequence ATGGAGAGCAACATGTCACTGAGACAAATCGCATTTTACGGCAAGGGCGGTATCGGAAAATCGACCACATCACAGAACACGCTCGCAGCGCTTGCCGAGATGGGTCATAAGATCTTGATCGTCGGCTGCGATCCGAAAGCCGACTCGACCCGCCTGATCCTGCATGCCAAGGCACAGGACACGATCTTGAGTCTCGCGGCGAGCGCCGGCAGCGTCGAGGATCTCGAGATCGAGGACGTTTTGAAGGTCGGTTATAAGGATATCCGCTGCGTGGAATCCGGGGGTCCGGAGCCCGGCGTCGGGTGCGCTGGCCGGGGCGTCATTACGTCGATTAACTTCCTGGAAGAAAACGGCGCCTACGAGGACATCGATTACGTGTCCTACGACGTGCTCGGCGACGTCGTCTGCGGCGGCTTTGCGATGCCGATACGCGAGAACAAGGCGCAGGAGATCTACATCGTCATGTCCGGTGAGATGATGGCGATGTACGCCGCCAACAACATCTCCAAGGGCATTCTGAAGTATGCCAATTCCGGGGGCGTGCGGCTCGGCGGCTTGATCTGCAATGAGCGGCAGACCGACAAGGAGCTGGAACTGGCGGAAGCGCTCGCCAAGAAGCTCGGCACTCAGCTGATCTACTTTGTTCCCCGTGACAACATCGTCCAGCATGCCGAGCTACGCCGCATGACGGTGCTGGAATATGCGCCGGACTCCAAGCAGGCGGAGCACTATCGCAATCTCGCGTCCAAAGTCCACAACAATGGCGGCAAGGGCATCATCCCGACGCCGATCAGCATGGACGAACTTGAGGATATGCTGATGGAGCACGGCATCATGAAGGCAATCGACGAAAGCCAGGTCGGAAAGACCGCTTCCGAACTCGCCGCCCTTTCGGCGTGA
- the fdxB gene encoding ferredoxin III, nif-specific, whose amino-acid sequence MSFATRDGRSWKPEYLTSIDPKKCIGCGRCYKVCGRQVMMLKGINEAGEMVDLEDDDDEVEKKVMVLNDDGACIGCGACARVCPANCQTHAPAS is encoded by the coding sequence ATGTCATTTGCAACCCGCGACGGCCGTAGTTGGAAGCCCGAGTATCTGACTTCTATCGATCCCAAGAAATGCATCGGCTGCGGCCGCTGCTACAAGGTGTGTGGGCGCCAGGTCATGATGCTGAAGGGCATTAACGAGGCCGGCGAAATGGTCGATCTCGAAGACGATGATGACGAGGTCGAGAAGAAGGTCATGGTGCTCAATGATGACGGAGCGTGCATCGGCTGCGGTGCCTGCGCACGGGTGTGCCCGGCCAACTGCCAGACCCACGCTCCAGCCAGTTGA
- the nifD gene encoding nitrogenase molybdenum-iron protein alpha chain, which yields MSLASTQSVAEIKARNKQLIDEVLKVYPEKTAKRRAKHLNVHEVGKSDCGVKSNLKSIPGVMTIRGCAYAGSKGVVWGPIKDMIHISHGPVGCGQYSWGSRRNYYVGTTGIDTFGTMQFTSDFQEKDIVFGGDKKLVKVIDEIQDLFPLSRGITIQSECPIGLIGDDIEAVSRAKSKEYGGKTIVPVRCEGFRGVSQSLGHHIANDAVRDWVFDKITPEAERRFESTPYDVAIIGDYNIGGDAWSSRILLEEMGLRVIAQWSGDGSLAELEATPKAKLNILHCYRSMNYISRHMEEKFGIPWCEYNFFGPSKIVESLRKIAAFFDDKIKEGAERVISKYQPLMDAVIAKYRPRLEGKSVMLFVGGLRPRHVIGAYEDLGMVVVGTGYEFGHNDDYQRTAQHYVKDGTLIYDDVTGYEFERFVEKIQPDLVGSGIKEKYVFQKMGVPFRQMHSWDYSGPYHGYDGFAIFARDMDMAINSPIWKKTRAPWKDAPRPTLMAAE from the coding sequence ATGAGCCTGGCGTCCACCCAGAGCGTCGCAGAGATCAAGGCCCGCAATAAGCAATTGATTGACGAAGTCTTGAAGGTCTATCCGGAGAAGACCGCCAAACGGCGTGCCAAGCACCTTAATGTGCACGAAGTTGGTAAGTCCGACTGCGGTGTTAAGTCCAATCTCAAATCGATCCCCGGCGTAATGACCATTCGAGGCTGCGCCTATGCCGGCTCGAAGGGCGTGGTGTGGGGTCCGATCAAGGACATGATCCACATTAGCCATGGCCCCGTCGGTTGCGGCCAGTATTCCTGGGGATCGCGACGCAACTATTATGTTGGGACCACCGGTATCGATACCTTTGGAACGATGCAGTTCACTTCCGACTTCCAGGAAAAGGACATTGTCTTCGGCGGCGACAAGAAGCTCGTTAAGGTGATCGACGAGATCCAGGACCTGTTCCCGCTCAGCCGCGGAATCACCATCCAGTCGGAATGTCCGATCGGCCTGATAGGGGATGACATAGAGGCAGTTTCGAGGGCAAAGTCGAAGGAATACGGCGGCAAGACTATCGTGCCCGTGCGCTGCGAAGGTTTCCGCGGCGTATCGCAGTCGCTGGGTCACCACATCGCTAACGATGCCGTACGCGACTGGGTGTTCGACAAGATCACCCCGGAGGCAGAGCGGCGATTCGAATCCACGCCCTATGACGTTGCCATCATCGGGGACTACAACATCGGCGGCGACGCCTGGTCGTCTCGCATCCTCCTTGAGGAAATGGGCCTGCGCGTGATTGCGCAGTGGTCGGGCGACGGTAGCCTTGCCGAACTTGAAGCGACGCCAAAGGCCAAGCTGAACATCCTGCACTGCTATCGCTCGATGAATTACATCTCTCGCCACATGGAGGAGAAGTTCGGCATTCCCTGGTGCGAATACAACTTCTTTGGTCCATCAAAAATCGTCGAATCGCTGCGTAAGATAGCGGCCTTTTTCGACGACAAGATTAAGGAGGGAGCCGAACGCGTCATCTCCAAATACCAGCCACTCATGGATGCTGTCATCGCCAAGTACCGGCCGCGGCTAGAAGGCAAGTCCGTGATGCTCTTCGTTGGCGGCTTGCGGCCTCGACACGTGATTGGCGCCTATGAAGACCTTGGTATGGTGGTTGTCGGGACCGGCTACGAGTTTGGTCACAACGACGATTATCAGCGTACCGCCCAGCATTACGTCAAGGACGGAACATTGATTTACGACGACGTCACTGGTTACGAATTCGAGCGCTTCGTCGAGAAGATCCAACCCGATCTCGTTGGTTCGGGCATCAAGGAGAAATACGTCTTCCAGAAGATGGGCGTGCCGTTCCGACAGATGCACTCCTGGGACTATTCGGGCCCTTATCATGGCTACGATGGGTTCGCGATCTTCGCCCGCGATATGGATATGGCAATCAATTCCCCGATCTGGAAGAAGACCAGAGCACCTTGGAAGGATGCCCCGCGTCCGACCCTGATGGCGGCGGAATAA
- a CDS encoding response regulator, giving the protein MQFDTEACTRSDGPSILLIEPEQVVRSALDYILRERYQTHAFASVDDAMTSSRETPDVVLVGIAILRERGEAVLEELIKVFASPKILLIAERNSDPFVQIGLEQGAHGVISNPISFSSVCEAVRIALGAPISHDGPSGLIPVRFD; this is encoded by the coding sequence ATGCAGTTCGACACCGAGGCTTGCACGAGGAGTGACGGTCCGAGCATTCTCCTGATCGAACCTGAGCAGGTCGTACGTTCCGCGCTCGACTACATCCTACGTGAGCGCTACCAGACACATGCTTTTGCCTCTGTGGATGACGCCATGACGTCGTCAAGGGAGACTCCCGACGTGGTTCTGGTTGGCATCGCCATCCTGCGGGAGCGAGGAGAGGCAGTCCTGGAAGAACTCATCAAGGTGTTCGCGAGTCCCAAGATCCTGCTCATAGCGGAGCGGAACTCCGATCCCTTCGTGCAGATAGGACTTGAACAGGGTGCACATGGCGTCATCAGCAATCCGATCTCCTTCAGTTCTGTCTGCGAGGCCGTCAGGATAGCGTTGGGTGCACCGATCTCTCACGACGGACCATCCGGTCTCATTCCCGTCAGGTTCGACTAG
- the nifE gene encoding nitrogenase iron-molybdenum cofactor biosynthesis protein NifE — protein sequence MTSLSATIQNVFNEPNCAKNANKSEAARKKGCTKQLQPGGAAGGCAFDGAKIALQPFTDVAHLVHGPIACEGNSWDNRGSASSGSDLWRRSFTTDMHEIDVVFGGEKRLYKAIKEIIAKYDPPAIFVYQTCVPAMIGDDINAVCKIASAKFGKPVIPVNSPGFVGSKNLGSKLAGEALLEYVIGTQEPDCTTPYDINLIGEFNLSGELWQIKPLLDEIGIRILSCISGDGKYREVACSHRARAAMMVCSKAMINVASKMRERYGIPFFEGSFYGIQDASDALRKIARMLIERGASPQLMERTEAAVAREEAKAWAAIARFKPRFAGKKVLLITGGVKSWSVVAALQEAGLEIVGTSVKKSTSEDKERIQKLMGHDAHMIEDLTPREMYKMLKEAKADIMLSGGKSQFVALKAATPWLDINQERCHAYMGYVGIVNLMEEIDKALYNPIWDQLRRPAPWDDAEINWQAKALAQVDVSAAGGEPTLLGAERAPPAKRTRSSKTVELSLIEDRIPAHGSSVFGAMALDTHTSAAGKQASENNLPAQPMSALQAAE from the coding sequence GTGACTTCGCTCTCGGCCACGATCCAGAATGTCTTCAATGAGCCGAACTGCGCCAAGAACGCGAACAAGTCGGAGGCTGCGCGCAAGAAAGGCTGCACCAAGCAGCTGCAGCCCGGCGGGGCCGCCGGAGGTTGTGCCTTTGATGGCGCCAAGATTGCGCTACAGCCTTTTACCGACGTCGCTCATCTCGTTCACGGCCCCATCGCGTGCGAAGGCAATTCCTGGGACAATCGCGGCTCCGCTTCCTCAGGGTCCGATCTCTGGCGCAGGAGCTTTACGACCGACATGCATGAGATCGATGTCGTGTTCGGTGGCGAGAAGCGGCTGTACAAAGCCATAAAGGAAATTATCGCAAAGTATGATCCCCCTGCGATCTTCGTCTACCAGACCTGCGTGCCGGCCATGATCGGCGACGATATCAATGCTGTCTGCAAGATCGCATCGGCCAAGTTCGGGAAACCCGTCATTCCCGTCAATTCGCCGGGATTTGTCGGTTCGAAGAACCTGGGCAGCAAGCTTGCGGGTGAAGCGCTGCTTGAATACGTGATTGGCACGCAGGAGCCAGATTGCACAACGCCCTACGATATCAATCTCATCGGCGAATTCAATTTGTCCGGCGAGCTCTGGCAGATCAAGCCACTGCTCGACGAAATCGGCATTCGTATCCTGTCCTGCATCTCCGGCGATGGCAAATATCGCGAGGTTGCCTGCTCACATCGGGCACGCGCCGCCATGATGGTGTGCTCCAAAGCCATGATCAATGTCGCGAGCAAGATGAGGGAGCGTTACGGCATTCCATTCTTCGAGGGATCATTCTACGGCATCCAGGACGCCAGCGACGCCTTGCGAAAGATCGCGCGCATGCTGATCGAGCGCGGCGCTTCGCCCCAGTTGATGGAGCGCACCGAGGCTGCAGTCGCACGCGAGGAAGCAAAGGCCTGGGCTGCGATCGCGCGCTTCAAGCCGCGCTTTGCGGGCAAGAAGGTTCTGCTCATCACTGGCGGCGTGAAGTCATGGTCGGTGGTCGCGGCCCTGCAGGAAGCGGGGCTCGAGATCGTTGGTACATCGGTCAAGAAGTCGACCAGCGAAGACAAGGAGCGCATTCAAAAATTGATGGGCCATGATGCCCACATGATCGAGGATCTTACGCCGCGCGAAATGTACAAGATGCTCAAGGAGGCGAAAGCAGATATCATGCTCTCGGGCGGAAAGTCGCAGTTCGTCGCCCTGAAGGCGGCGACGCCATGGCTCGACATCAATCAGGAGCGCTGCCACGCTTATATGGGCTATGTCGGCATCGTGAACCTGATGGAAGAGATCGATAAGGCGCTCTACAATCCGATATGGGATCAGCTCCGTAGGCCCGCGCCGTGGGATGACGCGGAGATCAACTGGCAAGCAAAGGCGCTTGCGCAAGTGGATGTGTCGGCCGCCGGGGGCGAGCCGACCTTGCTCGGTGCGGAGAGGGCCCCGCCCGCCAAGAGAACCCGCTCGTCCAAGACCGTCGAGCTCAGCCTCATCGAGGATCGCATTCCCGCGCACGGCTCGAGCGTTTTCGGTGCCATGGCTCTGGATACCCACACTTCCGCCGCCGGCAAGCAAGCGAGCGAAAACAACCTGCCGGCCCAGCCGATGTCCGCGCTGCAGGCGGCGGAGTAG
- a CDS encoding 4Fe-4S binding protein has translation MAYKIVASQCSVCGACEFECPNGAISLKRDIYVIDPAKCTECEGHSDTPKCAMVCPVEDTCVPA, from the coding sequence ATGGCCTACAAGATCGTCGCTTCGCAATGCTCGGTATGCGGTGCATGTGAGTTCGAGTGTCCGAACGGCGCGATCAGCCTCAAGCGCGACATCTATGTAATCGATCCGGCAAAGTGCACAGAGTGCGAGGGGCATTCCGATACACCTAAATGCGCGATGGTCTGTCCAGTCGAGGACACATGCGTTCCCGCCTGA
- a CDS encoding SDR family oxidoreductase — protein MAHCPFHDDKSHARLGERKTLVLTGASRGIGHATGKLFSEAGWRIISCSRQPFDDRRCPWDSGINNHVQVELSDHSALPRAIAEIKARLNGEPLHALVNNAGISPKAPDGARLNSLTTSIGTWMSVFHVNLVAPILLAQGLFEELKVASGSIVNVTSIVGTRVHPFAGTAYATSKAALACLTREMAHDYAPFGIRVNAIAPGEIKTDILSPETEARLAPIIPLHRVGTPDEVAKVIFFLCSSAASYVTGAEVPINGGQHV, from the coding sequence CTGGCGCACTGTCCGTTTCACGACGATAAGTCCCACGCGCGACTTGGAGAAAGAAAGACGCTTGTACTAACAGGCGCCTCGCGCGGCATCGGTCACGCTACGGGTAAATTGTTCTCGGAAGCTGGTTGGCGAATCATCTCCTGCTCTCGACAGCCCTTCGATGACCGTCGATGTCCATGGGATTCGGGAATCAACAACCATGTGCAGGTGGAGCTAAGCGATCATAGCGCGTTGCCGCGCGCGATTGCCGAAATCAAGGCGCGGCTCAACGGAGAGCCGCTTCACGCCCTGGTCAACAATGCCGGTATTTCTCCGAAGGCACCAGATGGCGCTCGGCTGAATTCGTTGACAACATCCATCGGAACCTGGATGAGCGTGTTTCACGTCAATTTGGTCGCGCCGATTCTACTTGCGCAAGGTCTATTCGAAGAATTGAAAGTGGCATCCGGCTCGATCGTCAATGTCACCTCAATCGTTGGCACTCGTGTGCATCCTTTCGCAGGGACTGCCTATGCGACCTCTAAGGCGGCGCTCGCTTGCCTCACGCGCGAGATGGCGCATGACTACGCGCCGTTCGGCATTCGGGTCAACGCGATCGCGCCGGGCGAGATCAAGACCGACATTCTGTCACCGGAAACTGAAGCGAGGTTGGCGCCGATTATACCGCTACACCGTGTCGGCACGCCGGACGAGGTCGCGAAGGTTATTTTCTTCCTTTGCTCAAGCGCCGCGAGCTACGTCACAGGTGCGGAAGTGCCAATCAATGGCGGACAACACGTGTGA
- the nifK gene encoding nitrogenase molybdenum-iron protein subunit beta: protein MTQNAENVLDHFELFRGPEYQQMLANKRALFENAHDPAEVERIREWAKTPEYREKNFAREELTINPAKACQPLGAVFASVGFESTLPFVHGSQGCVAYYRSHLSRHFKEPTSCVSSSMTEDAAVFGGLNNMIDGLANSYNMYKPKMIAVSTTCMAEVIGDDLNAFIKTSKEKGSVPSEFDVPFAHTPAFVGSHVTGYDNALKGIIEHFWDGKAGSEPKLERQPNEKINFIGGFDGYTVGNIREIKRIFELMGIEYTILADNSDVFDTPTDGEFRMYDGGTTLKDAANAIHAKATVSMQQYCTEKTLPFIESHGQQVVAFNHPVGVSATDDFLMTLSRITGKAIPKGLEQERGRLVDAMADSSAHIHGKKFAIYGDPDLCYGLAGFLLELGAEPTHVLSTNGTKAWEEKMQALFASSQFGKDCHAYPGRDLWHMRSLLFTEPVDFLIGNTYGKYLERDTGTPLIRIGFPVFDRHHHHRYPVWGYQGGMNVLVKILDRIFEEMDKNTNVVGKTDYSFDIIR, encoded by the coding sequence ATGACACAGAATGCCGAAAACGTGCTCGATCATTTCGAGCTGTTCCGAGGGCCCGAATACCAGCAAATGCTGGCGAACAAAAGAGCGCTCTTCGAGAATGCGCATGATCCGGCGGAGGTCGAACGTATCCGCGAATGGGCCAAAACTCCCGAATATCGCGAAAAGAACTTCGCACGCGAGGAACTGACCATTAATCCGGCCAAGGCTTGCCAGCCGTTGGGTGCCGTGTTTGCCTCGGTCGGATTCGAGAGCACGTTACCTTTCGTGCATGGCTCTCAGGGCTGCGTCGCCTACTATCGAAGCCACTTGTCGCGGCACTTCAAGGAACCAACGTCCTGTGTTTCCTCGTCGATGACCGAAGATGCAGCTGTATTCGGCGGTCTCAATAACATGATCGACGGGCTGGCCAACAGCTACAACATGTACAAGCCGAAGATGATCGCTGTCTCGACCACCTGCATGGCGGAAGTGATCGGCGACGATCTCAACGCCTTCATCAAGACGTCGAAAGAAAAGGGCTCAGTTCCGTCCGAGTTCGACGTCCCCTTTGCTCATACGCCCGCTTTTGTCGGTAGTCATGTCACCGGTTATGACAACGCCCTGAAAGGTATCATCGAGCATTTCTGGGACGGCAAGGCTGGTTCTGAGCCAAAGCTCGAGCGCCAGCCGAACGAGAAGATCAACTTCATCGGCGGCTTCGACGGCTACACTGTGGGCAATATCCGCGAGATAAAGCGCATTTTTGAGTTGATGGGCATCGAGTACACAATCCTCGCCGATAACAGCGACGTGTTCGACACGCCGACTGACGGTGAGTTTCGCATGTATGACGGCGGGACTACGCTGAAGGACGCCGCAAATGCCATCCATGCCAAGGCAACCGTCTCCATGCAGCAATATTGTACGGAGAAAACGCTGCCCTTCATCGAGAGCCATGGTCAGCAAGTCGTTGCGTTCAACCATCCGGTCGGCGTCAGCGCGACCGACGACTTCCTGATGACATTGTCGCGCATTACCGGAAAAGCAATTCCGAAGGGCCTGGAACAGGAGCGCGGTCGTCTGGTCGATGCCATGGCGGATTCCAGCGCACATATTCACGGTAAGAAGTTCGCAATTTATGGCGATCCCGACCTTTGCTATGGTTTAGCAGGCTTCCTGCTCGAGCTCGGTGCCGAACCCACTCACGTCCTATCGACCAACGGGACTAAGGCCTGGGAAGAGAAGATGCAGGCGCTATTTGCCAGTTCGCAGTTCGGCAAGGACTGTCATGCCTATCCAGGCAGGGACCTTTGGCACATGCGTTCGCTGCTGTTCACCGAGCCGGTCGATTTTCTGATCGGCAACACCTACGGCAAGTATCTGGAGCGCGACACCGGTACGCCCCTAATCCGCATCGGCTTTCCCGTGTTCGATCGTCACCATCATCACCGTTATCCGGTGTGGGGCTACCAGGGCGGCATGAATGTGCTGGTGAAGATACTCGACAGGATATTTGAAGAGATGGACAAGAACACCAACGTAGTCGGTAAAACAGACTACAGCTTCGACATCATCCGCTGA
- the nifX gene encoding nitrogen fixation protein NifX: MKVAFATQDLKRVDAHFGWAKNIAIYEVRPEGHHLIEAIQFDGDLKEDGNEDKLAPKIDAIKDCAILYVAAIGGSGAARVVANNIHPMKVSQPETIDDLCIKLEGVLKGSPPPWLRKVLAKGHKRSFDFED, encoded by the coding sequence ATGAAAGTCGCATTCGCCACCCAGGATTTGAAGCGCGTCGATGCACATTTTGGTTGGGCCAAAAACATCGCCATCTATGAGGTTAGGCCCGAGGGGCACCACTTGATCGAGGCCATCCAGTTCGACGGCGATCTTAAAGAGGACGGCAATGAGGACAAGCTGGCACCGAAGATCGATGCCATCAAAGACTGCGCGATCCTGTACGTTGCTGCGATCGGCGGCTCCGGTGCAGCGCGTGTCGTGGCAAATAACATCCATCCGATGAAAGTGAGCCAGCCCGAAACAATCGACGATCTCTGCATCAAGCTCGAAGGTGTGTTAAAGGGCTCGCCGCCACCCTGGTTGCGCAAGGTTCTTGCCAAAGGCCACAAACGCTCGTTCGATTTCGAGGACTGA
- a CDS encoding NifX-associated nitrogen fixation protein: MNETLELIQASPAGEAPFVKELVKIWRAEDGHGAWDGKSDLELLEPYILDREKRRALPIVGDPDPDTIWRLELFFNAVAVSIERATGVMISPMLKMHHEGFGRIVLIGGRLIVVNKQLRDVHRFGFDNLAKLVTEGDKYVSKGIEMIRRFPDVANY, from the coding sequence ATGAACGAGACGCTTGAATTGATTCAAGCCAGCCCCGCGGGGGAGGCGCCCTTCGTGAAGGAGCTTGTCAAGATCTGGCGCGCCGAGGACGGCCACGGCGCGTGGGATGGAAAAAGCGATCTCGAACTGCTGGAGCCCTATATTCTCGACAGGGAGAAGCGCCGCGCGTTGCCGATCGTCGGCGATCCCGATCCGGACACGATCTGGCGATTGGAATTGTTCTTCAACGCCGTTGCGGTGTCCATCGAGAGGGCCACCGGGGTGATGATCTCGCCGATGCTGAAAATGCATCATGAAGGCTTTGGCCGCATCGTGCTCATTGGCGGTCGGCTCATTGTTGTAAACAAGCAACTGCGCGACGTGCATCGTTTCGGTTTTGACAATCTCGCAAAGCTGGTTACGGAAGGTGACAAATATGTCAGCAAGGGAATCGAAATGATCCGCAGGTTCCCGGACGTTGCGAACTACTGA
- the nifN gene encoding nitrogenase iron-molybdenum cofactor biosynthesis protein NifN, which translates to MAIVTCSDKACTINPLKMSQPIGGAFAFLGLRGAMPLLHGSQGCTSFGLTLFVRHFKEAVPMQTTAMSEVSTVLGGYENVEQAVLNIYKRVKPEIIGINSTGVTETKGDDVEAFIRLIRQNHPHLEKFPLVYVSTPDFKEAFQDGWEKTVARLVEVLVDPVDPAAPRDCSRVNVLPGCHLTPGDLGELRTILEDFGLRPSILPDISGSLDGHIPDEFTPTTIGGIGVDEIATMGQAVWTIAIGAQMRRAAEAMQAKTGTPFRLFERLCGLVPSDEFMTFLSEISGKPVPAKYRRQRGQLADAMLDAHFHIGGRKLAIGAEPDLLFDISSMLHEMGAEVTAAVTTTASPVLERVKAQEVVIGDLEDLEELAKARDCNLLICHSHGRQAAARLDIPFYRAGFPMFDRLGAAHQISVSYRGTRELIFDLANLIIADREDNHQPIPATCRSPAPVCVSFRRS; encoded by the coding sequence ATGGCGATCGTTACCTGTTCCGACAAGGCCTGCACGATCAACCCGCTGAAGATGAGCCAACCGATCGGCGGCGCCTTCGCCTTCTTGGGACTTCGCGGTGCGATGCCACTCTTACACGGTTCGCAAGGTTGCACGTCTTTCGGCTTGACCCTCTTTGTCCGCCATTTCAAGGAGGCGGTGCCAATGCAGACCACTGCAATGAGCGAGGTTTCGACCGTGCTCGGTGGCTATGAGAATGTCGAGCAGGCTGTCCTCAATATCTACAAACGCGTCAAGCCTGAAATTATCGGCATCAATTCGACCGGCGTCACCGAGACCAAGGGGGACGACGTCGAGGCGTTCATCCGCCTTATTCGGCAAAATCATCCGCACCTCGAAAAGTTTCCGCTCGTCTACGTTTCGACGCCGGATTTCAAGGAGGCGTTTCAGGATGGCTGGGAAAAGACCGTTGCGCGACTGGTTGAGGTGCTTGTCGACCCGGTCGATCCGGCTGCGCCGCGCGATTGCTCGCGCGTGAACGTCCTGCCTGGTTGCCACCTCACCCCTGGCGATCTTGGCGAGCTTCGGACGATCCTTGAGGACTTTGGGCTGAGGCCCTCGATCCTGCCGGATATCTCGGGGTCGCTCGACGGTCACATCCCCGACGAATTCACGCCGACTACGATCGGTGGGATTGGGGTCGACGAGATCGCGACCATGGGGCAGGCGGTCTGGACGATCGCCATCGGAGCGCAGATGAGGCGCGCGGCCGAGGCGATGCAGGCGAAGACTGGCACGCCGTTCCGGCTATTCGAGCGGCTCTGTGGCCTCGTCCCCAGCGATGAATTCATGACGTTTCTGAGCGAGATTAGCGGCAAGCCGGTGCCGGCAAAATATCGCCGGCAGCGTGGCCAACTCGCGGACGCCATGCTGGATGCGCATTTCCATATCGGAGGTCGAAAGCTCGCGATCGGTGCCGAGCCGGACCTCTTGTTCGACATCTCCAGCATGCTGCACGAGATGGGCGCTGAGGTGACCGCTGCAGTGACGACAACGGCATCTCCGGTGCTCGAACGCGTCAAGGCCCAAGAGGTTGTTATTGGTGACCTCGAAGATCTGGAGGAGCTTGCCAAGGCGCGGGACTGCAATCTCCTTATCTGCCACTCGCACGGCCGCCAAGCGGCAGCACGGTTAGATATTCCGTTCTACCGGGCCGGCTTTCCGATGTTCGACCGACTCGGTGCAGCTCACCAGATCAGCGTCAGCTATCGCGGCACGCGCGAGCTGATCTTTGACCTCGCCAACCTCATCATTGCTGACCGCGAGGACAACCACCAGCCGATACCGGCAACTTGCAGATCACCGGCGCCGGTCTGCGTGTCGTTCCGCCGCAGCTGA